The following proteins are encoded in a genomic region of Pungitius pungitius chromosome 19, fPunPun2.1, whole genome shotgun sequence:
- the LOC119198479 gene encoding titin-like isoform X2, translated as MPAPKRGSSPRDSQPKMRKLDDDGEDLPSKTSPAANNRSLVTGNAQENTSDPRTKKKLSTSAEWGSKPAKSSKQSSPPKDSSKTVSEPPLTKAKLLKATSASCGEAPSQKANSKATLKRTASTESEDELSSDGSKADLFRDRDDGDKARCMRKYSNKFKVKRTDEDSASDTQEATTELPSAPADPVQMEHNYGRFSDSSVGEESQDENKESGLSDNERQGQEMSVNATQAESTETCISKGGSAEASIALKCTADESVHQELKDPESQKLIGDDTQASCGKILSSVTATEGSPCIPSEVGDNSETDFVTKHQKDLDKESLAASVETLYFSTGEANPGCEGDVQVDETTVCIVETDGSWETETKESKDSLSEEIKLDIKCISKGGERVVQDVLESASVSANHSDVDDKALSDETNSAPEKTLVGGNNPERQTTTETQSDHSVKTQVTFQEESKSADQVSREVPCTITQSCDAVNQLATESEEQLDESERRAAEFLSTPTLAGPESSAELQPSQDVPDQRPDSRTETTTPDCELVLEQNQSEALPDCVAVSQGPKDEVMQTVLSPQERSDLPPEAEKQNQGDAMTEKEKDLNFECAAASLEQEIYNQVAAVEMQSQDKHDVCERATGIPTEFNENHVLNSNINQDKDEIFDCTSSSPETNATTASEMSNHASREELESQERPEDREHTTDAPDEGQNHPVLGEGGTPAECVAPAEGEIEARTPEEMSNIAPTVEVKSPSPTHTSTEHHEDHKVENMEKEIETQTTSTFEFSNPEVSLEMVKSQIEVDMQTTTASEETPEPSVETLSPKHPQEVTLEISEMAPTVETQDQKSPEVIEPAMDVVSPRHGEEDKVLFDSVNIPEAEMEMQTTSSPELSNTKSSVEMEKNQVEVDMFTTTVSEETSNTASAVEIPSQKHQHEGKVVTSVEISEMAPTVETQNQKSSQDVEPATDVVSRCYREQNLFKSIDIPEAEMEMQTTSPPEGSNTESSVEMVKSQIEVDMQTTTASEEIPEPSVETLSPKHPQEVTLEISEMAPTIETQDQKSPEVIEPATDVVSPRHGEEDKVLFDSVNIPESQMEMQTTSPPELSNTESSVEMEKNQVEVDMLTTTASEETSNTASAVEIPSQKHQHEGKVVTSVEISEMAPTVETRNQKSPQAVEPATDVVSRCYREQNLFKSIDIPEGEMEMQTTSSPEGSNTESSVEMEKSQVEVEMPTTTPSEETSNTASAVEIPSQKHQHEGKVVTSVEISEMAPTVETQDQKSPEVIEPAMDVVSPRHGEEDKVLFDSVNIPESEMEMQTTSPQEGSNTVSSVEMEKSQVEVDMPTTTPSEETSNTASAVEIPCQKSPNEVNTATAAAVEMEADRSQEVSHPSAGGSEKAQEVLTIQTPERNGNENKAVTEGVIVPENKGEVDSETTAAPEETSHQTTAVETQNQTTLKVNEVLGECIDANTEREENTEKLLAEWVDATDNQTEMDAQTTTTTADKVYNPSPTVEIQSPVSPEVSELHTEVSQHLVAVSCEREENEDMVDVPEGEINMETYAMPEEVSTAADQQNQDVQDVCDRVVALSNQTHKPSVESKDNEDAQTEQSAGDVQVDMDVTSASMGGVDSASGEEVQGQGIKEVKEEVATISSDKADGNDVAVGNIEGHAGGTGSNQVLLFVCNQAHNVDVLTRAEEEPIKAASQSEVELHDNQIVYEPISSPESNDDREISTASENHNGLSLLDIQSAQQLEGGLPANEGNRCSKQPENVEQRVFVSGGQEVESEARTVRVPEGCVPAQSEQRRVDEDVKQVAVISSSDDVSVPDGHSGDAPDTSERSWSPDCVGAAEFLDNAQEDSGPQEVSDVTVTTTMAAAKVEMPDSTSEEFVILEPIQEREIHFDIVTQAAAESGLSDSLLEQVNPDSALEGDMESEMILNSCQQTVFPEAEAPPCQAMDELQVTNTNELLDQGSMLVTENSTEEGVEVPPNSDQSQLASCAMTDSNTSEMEVANSPAQVTNESCGVVDSAEANLDLQEVQIMEDIEIGREIVVAEEENDEDSDIQIIERPQETPEAIAPKESKKTVDVENKDDTCGTSVQRVGTAEKTEADKKKPGPEKPKKQEMNTQARTKARLAALAEEKAAASKRTANRQQLNLLALCQEIAEDIATDSMLLKRIEEEKLAAAAVAAAAAAAAAAVAAAAESEASKTESPPVNKPEADAAVLGAPAGPDGSSASATPAEDASTARPSADNSAEAKPPAEPPKRRFFVTQISVPLKAHEKKKLTRYQRLRQVELQREKMSWARVKKLKSDQANQMFSDMDWQLPLSASSPFPVSPVTTAPPPEASPSKTPLPSPASSSTPPAPPAEVPKIEPPEPEPSKAEPTKAETSKSEPTKTEPDKTETRSAGTRKSTRQTKAQTPKETPAPAPATKVTRSAAKRTLPAVPPPMPNGLSAQKQKPVEYKPYRPRPKYSFDDFELDDDPLPVAAKKPGLQSRPGLQPRPGQPTRPNAPLNAAAQPAAAGQSKATVSSHLAHQARLRAQSTAAGQISGQSKPGGVAPSAQSKPAASAAPRPKASDAAAAPSEHGASVDAQSKSPASKPEVGGEAPLEQQAAPQAGRSTATAPSASKADVASVPQKTPTAPPPQDGKCTDTADPTSAIACGDSSQVSEDALRSEEKPAVPDVDPSAENKTEIVHSAEKTSKEPQDGAAEPHDGRTPLSDACLQKEVKKLKEADKDGTQTIIDAGQKHFGAVACSVCGMLYSAANPEDESQHLLFHNQFISAVKYVGWKKERILAEYPDGKIILVLPDDPKYALKKVEEIREMVDNDLGFQQVETKCPSQTKTFLFISNDKKVGGCLIAEHIQEGHRVIEEPTPEGSEGEKVMFERQRAWCCSTSAEPAICGISRIWVVNMMRRRGIASRMLECLRNNFIYGSYLSKDEIAFSDPTPDGKLFATHYFGTSQFLVYNFVSGTHPSQPDADAV; from the exons ATGCCAGCCCCAAAGAGAGGATCATCTCCTCGTGATTCTCAGCCCAAGATGAGGAAGTTGGATGATGATGGAGAGGATCTGCCATCCAAAACTTCACCAGCTGCCAATAATAGGTCCCTTGTAACTGGAAATGCACAAGAAAATACTTCCGACCCACGGACTAAGAAAAAACTTTCTACTTCGGCGGAATGGGGGAGTAAACCCGCCAAGTCGTCCAAACAGAGTTCCCCCCCGAAGGATTCCAGCAAAACCGTTAGTGAGCCTCCTTTGACGAAAGCCAAGCTCCTAAAAGCCACAAGTGCCTCCTGCGGAGAAGCTCCCTCGCAGAAAGCCAACTCCAAAGCCACCCTGAAGCGAACCGCCTCCACAGAGTCCGAGGACGAATTGAGTAGTGACGGTAGTAAGGCCGACCTCTTCAGGGACAGGGACGACGGCGACAAGGCCCGCTGCATgagaaaatattcaaataaattcaAAGTCAAGCGCACTGACGAAGACTCTGCATCTGACACGCAGGAGGCAACCACAGAGTTGCCGTCTGCCCCCGCCGACCCCGTTCAGATGGAGCACAATTACGGTAGATTTTCGGACTCGAGTGTGGGAGAGGAGAGTCAGGACGAAAATAAAGAATCTGGGCTTTCTGACAACGAACGACAAGGACAAGAAATGTCAGTCAATGCCACACAAGCAGAGTCTACGGAAACGTGCATCTCTAAGGGAGGGAGTGCAGAAGCTAGCATTGCATTGAAGTGCACAGCTGATGAAAGTGTACATCAGGAATTAAAAGATCCAGAGAGCCAAAAGCTCATAGGTGACGACACACAGGCATCGTGTGGAAAAATATTGTCCTCTGTCACTGCAACCGAAGGTTCGCCTTGTATCCCATCTGAGGTGGGGGATAATTCAGAGACTGACTTTGTCACCAAACACCAAAAGGACTTGGATAAAGAATCACTTGCAGCGTCAGTGGAAACACTGTATTTTAGCACTGGAGAGGCAAATCCAGGCTGTGAAGGTGACGTTCAGGTAGATGAAACAACAGTTTGTATAGTGGAGACCGATGGGAGCTGGGAAACCGAAACAAAGGAATCTAAAGATTCACTTTCTGAGGAGATAAAGCTGGATATAAAATGTATAAGTAAGGGAGGAGAGCGTGTGGTGCAGGATGTGCTGGAATCAGCCAGTGTCTCTGCAAACCACAGTGATGTAGACGATAAAGCGTTGTCTGACGAAACAAACTCTGCACCAGAAAAGACCCTGGTAGGAGGCAATAATCCAGAAAGGCAGACAACAACAGAGACTCAAAGTGACCACAGTGTCAAAACCCAAGTTACCTTCCAAGAGGAATCCAAATCGGCGGATCAAGTGAGCCGTGAAGTGCCATGTACAATTACCCAATCGTGTGATGCTGTGAACCAACTGGCAACCGAGTCTGAAGAGCAGCTGGATGAAAGTGAAAGGAGAGCCGCGGAGTTCCTGTCGACTCCGACTCTCGCTGGTCCCGAGTCTTCCGCTGAGCTCCAACCGAGCCAAGATGTGCCGGACCAAAGGCCTGACAGCCGTACGGAAACGACGACTCCAGATTGTGAGTTGGTCCTCGAGCAAAATCAAAGCGAGGCCCTCCCGGATTGTGTCGCAGTCTCACAGGGTCCGAAGGATGAGGTCATGCAGACGGTATTATCCCCACAGGAGAGATCCGACTTGCCACCGGAAGcggaaaaacaaaaccaaggcGATGCAATGACCGAAAAAGAAAAGGACTTGAACTTTGAATGTGCTGCTGCATCACTAGAGCAGGAGATTTATAATCAAGTGGCTGCAGTGGAAATGCAAAGCCAGGATAAGCACGATGTCTGTGAACGCGCCACGGGCATACCTACAGAATTCAACGAGAATCATGTGTTAAATTCTAACATAAATCAAGATAAGGATGAAATCTTTGACTGCACTAGTAGTAGTCCTGAGACAAACGCTACAACGGCATCAGAGATGTCTAACCATGCATCAAGAGAAGAATTAGAAAGCCAGGAGAGACCGGAAGACCGCGAGCACACCACGGACGCTCCTGATGAAGGACAGAATCATCCGGTTCTAGGTGAAGGTGGGACCCCGGCGGAATGCGTTGCTCCTGCTGAGGGTGAAATAGAAGCAAGGACACCGGAGGAGATGTCTAACATTGCACCTACAGTGGAAGTAAAAAGtccctctcccacacacacatctactgaACATCATGAAGATCACAAGGTGGAAAATAtggaaaaagaaatagaaactCAAACAACATCGACATTTGAGTTTTCAAATCCGGAAGTTTCCCTGGAAATGGTGAAAAGTCAAATAGAGGTGGACATGCAGACTACAACGGCCTCAGAGGAGACACCAGAACCTTCAGTGGAAACACTAAGTCCGAAACATCCACAAGAAGTAACGCTGGAGATTTCTGAGATGGCACCTACGGTAGAAACACAGGACCAGAAGAGCCCAGAAGTCATTGAACCTGCCATGGACGTAGTGTCTCCACGTCACGGGGAAGAAGATAAAGTTCTGTTTGACTCTGTGAATATACCAGAGGCTGAAATGGAAATGCAGACTACGTCATCACCAGAGCTTTCAAATACAAAGTCTTCAGTGGAAATGGAGAAAAACCAAGTAGAGGTGGACATGTTTACTACGACGGTATCAGAAGAGACGTCTAACACAGCATCAGCCGTGGAAATACCAAGTCAGAAACATCAACATGAAGGAAAGGTGGTGACTTCAGTGGAGATTTCTGAGATGGCCCCTACGGTAGAAACACAGAACCAGAAGAGCTCGCAAGATGTCGAACCTGCTACAGACGTAGTGTCTAGATGTTATAGAGAACAAAACCTGTTTAAATCTATCGATATACCAGAGGCTGAAATGGAAATGCAGACTACGTCGCCACCAGAGGGTTCAAATACAGAGTCTTCTGTGGAAATGGTGAAAAGTCAAATAGAGGTGGACATGCAGACTACAACAGCCTCAGAGGAGATACCAGAACCTTCAGTGGAAACACTAAGTCCGAAACATCCACAAGAAGTAACGCTAGAGATTTCTGAGATGGCACCTACGATAGAAACACAGGACCAGAAGAGCCCAGAAGTTATTGAACCTGCAACGGATGTAGTGTCTCCACGTCACGGGGAAGAAGATAAAGTTCTGTTTGACTCTGTGAATATACCAGAGAGTCAAATGGAAATGCAGACGACATCGCCACCAGAGCTTTCAAATACAGAGTCTTCAGTGGAAATGGAGAAAAACCAAGTAGAGGTGGACATGTTGACTACGACGGCTTCAGAAGAGACGTCTAACACAGCATCAGCCGTGGAAATACCAAGTCAGAAACATCAACATGAAGGAAAGGTGGTGACTTCAGTGGAGATTTCTGAGATGGCACCTACAGTAGAAACACGGAACCAGAAGAGCCCGCAAGCTGTCGAACCTGCTACAGACGTAGTGTCTAGATGTTATAGAgaacaaaacctttttaaatcTATCGATATACCAGAGGGTGAAATGGAAATGCAGACTACGTCATCACCAGAGGGTTCAAATACAGAGTCTTCAGTGGAAATGGAGAAAAGCCAAGTAGAGGTGGAGATGCCCACTACGACGCCTTCAGAAGAGACATCTAACACAGCATCAGCCGTGGAAATACCAAGTCAGAAACATCAACATGAAGGAAAGGTGGTGACTTCAGTGGAGATTTCTGAGATGGCCCCTACGGTAGAAACACAGGACCAGAAGAGCCCAGAAGTCATTGAACCTGCCATGGACGTAGTGTCTCCACGTCACGGGGAAGAAGATAAAGTTCTGTTTGACTCTGTGAATATACCAGAGAGTGAAATGGAAATGCAGACTACGTCGCCACAAGAGGGTTCAAATACAGTGTCTTCAGTGGAAATGGAGAAAAGCCAAGTAGAAGTGGACATGCCCACTACGACGCCTTCAGAAGAGACGTCTAACACAGCATCAGCCGTGGAAATACCATGTCAGAAAAGTCCGAATGAGGTGAATACAGCGACGGCAGCTGCAGTGGAAATGGAGGCCGACAGGAGCCAAGAAGTCAGCCATCCGTCAGCAGGTGGATCTGAGAAAGCTCAAGAGGTTCTAACTATTCAGACCCCTgaaagaaatggaaatgaaaacaaagcggTCACAGAAGGTGTCATTGTACCCGAGAATAAAGGAGAAGTGGATTCAGAGACAACGGCAGCACCAGAGGAGACCTCTCACCAGACCACCGCAGTAGAAACACAAAACCAGACGACTCTGAAGGTCAATGAAGTACTTGGAGAATGTATTGATGCCAATACTGAGCgtgaagaaaacacagaaaagcttCTTGCTGAATGGGTGGATGCCACTGACAATCAAACAGAAATGGATgcgcaaacaacaacaacaacggcagaCAAAGTTTATAATCCATCACCTACAGTGGAAATACAAAGCCCCGTGAGCCCGGAGGTCAGTGAACTCCACACAGAAGTCTCACAGCATCTAGTGGCCGTAAGCTGTGAGCGCGAGGAAAACGAAGACATGGTGGATGTTCCAGAGGgtgaaataaatatggaaaCGTACGCAATGCCGGAGGAGGTTTCCACTGCAGCAGATCAGCAAAACCAAGATGTGCAGGATGTCTGTGACCGCGTCGTGGCCTTATCAAATCAAACTCACAAACCTTCTGTGGAAAGTAAGGATAATGAAGACGCGCAGACGGAGCAGAGTGCTGGTGATGTCCAAGTGGATATGGATGTAACAAGTGCATCAATGGGGGGGGTAGATTCTGCTTCAGGGGAGGAAGTCCAGGGGCAAGGGATTAAAGAGGTGAAAGAAGAGGTTGCAACCATTTCCTCCGATAAGGCCGACGGCAATGACGTCGCAGTCGGTAATATTGAAGGACACGCAGGAGGAACTGGAAGCAATCAAgtattactttttgtttgtaacCAAGCGCACAACGTTGACGTCTTAACCCGGGCGGAAGAAGAGCCGATTAAGGCGGCGAGTCAGTCGGAGGTTGAGCTTCATGACAACCAGATAGTGTACGAGCCCATCAGCAGCCCGGAGAGCAACGACGATCGAGAGATTTCTACGGCGTCGGAGAACCACAACGGTTTGTCTCTGCTGGACATACAGAGCGCCCAGCAGCTGGAAGGGGGCTTGCCAGCTAACGAAGGAAACCGTTGTAGCAAACAACCGGAAAATGTCGAGCAACGGGTTTTCGTTTCAGGCGGCCAAGAGGTTGAAAGCGAAGCCCGAACCGTCAGAGTGCCAGAGGGTTGTGTCCCTGCGCAGTCGGAGCAGAGACGCGTGGACGAGGACGTGAAACAAGTTGCGGTAATCAGCTCTAGCGATGACGTCAGCGTGCCGGATGGCCACTCGGGAGATGCCCCGGACACGAGTGAAAGGAGTTGGTCTCCGGACTGCGTCGGCGCCGCGGAGTTTCTGGACAATGCGCAGGAGGACTCTGGACCTCAGGAGGTGTCAGACGTCACAGTGACGACGACCATGGCCGCCGCCAAAGTGGAAATGCCCGACAGTACGTCCGAGGAGTTTGTGATCTTGGAACCGATCCAAGAGCGGGAAATTCACTTTGATATCGTCACTCAGGCAGCCGCCGAATCGGGTTTGTCGGACTCTCTTTTGGAGCAGGTGAATCCAGACAGCGCTTTGGAAGGTGACATGGAAAGTGAAATGATTTTAAATAGTTGCCAACAAACCGTCTTCCCCGAGGCCGAAGCGCCACCATGTCAGGCAATGGACGAGCTCCAAGTGACGAATACCAACGAGCTTTTAGATCAGGGGAGCATGCTTGTGACCGAAAACTCAACCGAGGAAGGTGTTGAAGTTCCTCCGAATTCCGATCAGAGCCAACTAGCATCATGCGCCATGACGGACAGCAATACCTCAGAGATGGAAGTGGCGAACTCTCCCGCTCAAGTCACAAATGAAAGCTGCGGCGTGGTGGACAGCGCCGAGGCCAATTTGGACCTGCAAGAAGTGCAGATTATGGAGGATATAGAGATCGGCCGCGAGATCGTAGTAGCAGAAGAAGAGAATGACGAAGACAGTGATATTCAAATTATAGAAAGACCCCAGGAAACCCCCGAGGCCATCGCTCCTAAGGAGTCCAAGAAAACGGTTGATGTGGAAAATAAAGACGACACTTGTGGGACCAGCGTGCAGCGAGTCGGCACTGCTGAAAAGACTGAAGCAGATAAAAAGAAACCGGGGCCAGAGAAACCAAAGAAACAAGAAATGAACACGCAGGCCAGGACCAAAGCTCGTCTGGCAGCTCTGGCCGAGGAAAAGGCTGCCGCCTCAAAGAGAACCGCAAACAGACAGCAGCTGAACCTCTTAGCTTTGTGTCAGGAGATCGCGGAGGACATCGCTACAGACAGCATGTTGTTGAAGAGGATCGAAGAAGAGAAACtggcggcagcagcagtggcagcggcagcggcggcggcggcagcagcggtGGCAGCGGCAGCCGAGAGCGAAGCCAGCAAGACGGAAAGTCCTCCCGTCAACAAGCCAGAGGCGGACGCCGCGGTGCTCGGTGCTCCTGCTGGTCCAGACGGGAGCTCTGCATCGGCGACCCCCGCTGAGGACGCATCGACGGCCCGGCCCTCGGCAGACAACTCAGCCGAGGCCAAGCCCCCCGCCGAGCCTCCGAAGAGGCGTTTCTTCGTCACGCAGATCTCTGTGCCGCTGAAAGCCcacgagaagaagaagctgaccCGCTATCAAAGACTCAGGCAGGTTgaactgcagagagagaaaatgtcttGGGCACGTGTAAAGAAACTGAAATCCGACCAAGCAAATCAGATGTTTTCAGACATGGATTGGCAGCTGCCCCTGTCTGCGTCCTCTCCGTTCCCTGTGAGTCCCGTGACCACGGCCCCTCCGCCTGAAGCCAGCCCTTCAAAAACACCCCTCCCAAGCCCCGCCTCCAGCAGCACGCCTCCCGCGCCCCCGGCCGAAGTCCCTAAGATTGAGCCTCCCGAGCCTGAACCCAGTAAGGCCGAGCCCACTAAAGCGGAAACTTCCAAAAGTGAACCCACTAAAACTGAACCTGACAAAACTGAGACGCGTAGTGCTGGGACCCGTAAATCCACGAGGCAGACTAAGGCTCAAACTCCAAAAGAGACCCCCGCGCCGGCGCCCGCCACAAAGGTGACCCGGTCAGCGGCAAAGCGGACGCTCCCGGCGGTGCCCCCGCCCATGCCCAATGGGCTCAGCGCGCAGAAACAGAAGCCCGTGGAGTACAAGCCGTACAGACCCCGGCCCAAGTATTCCTTCGATGACTTTGAACTCGATGACGACCCGCTACCGGTTGCGGCAAAAAAGCCTGGCCTTCAGTCGAGGCCCGGCCTTCAGCCGAGGCCCGGCCAGCCGACGCGTCCGAACGCTCCGCTCAACGCCGCGGCTCAACCTGCCGCCGCTGGTCAGTCGAAAGCCACGGTTTCGTCGCATCTTGCTCACCAGGCGAGACTCAGAGCTCAGAGCACAGCTGCCGGACAGATCTCGGGTCAGTCGAAGCCCGGGGGCGTTGCGCCTTCGGCTCAGTCGAAGCCCGCCGCCTCCGCGGCTCCCCGGCCGAAGGCCTCGGATGCCGCCGCGGCTCCTTCGGAGCACGGAGCTTCGGTCGACGCGCAGTCGAAGTCTCCCGCGTCGAAGCCGGAGGTCGGAGGCGAGGCGCCGCTCGAGCAGCAGGCGGCGCCGCAGGCCGGCCGTTCGACCGCAACCGCGCCCTCCGCTTCGAAGGCAGACGTTGCTTCCGTGCCGCAGAAAACCCCCACGGCGCCACCACCACAAGACGGCAAATGCACG GATACAGCGGATCCCACCTCGGCCATCGCCTGTGGCGACAGCTCCCAGGTGTCAGAGgacgcactgaggagtgaagaAAAGCCGGCcg TCCCAGACGTGGATCCTTCTGCGGAGAATAAGACCGAAATAGTCCATTCAGCCGAGAAGACATCGAAAGAGCCTCAAGA CGGAGCGGCGGAGCCACACGATGGCAGGACTCCCCTCTCTGATGCCTGCCTCCAAAAAGAGGTCAAGAAACTAAAGGAGGCGGACAAGGACGGCACCCAAACCATTATT GATGCAGGACAGAAGCATTTCGGAGCGGTGGCCTGCAGCGTGTGTGGGATGCTCTACTCGGCTGCCAATCCCGAAGATGAATCCCAGCACTTGCTGTTCCACAACCAGTTCATCAGCGCTGTCAAATACGTG GGGTGGAAAAAGGAGAGGATTTTAGCAGAGTATCCAGACGGAAAGATCATTCTTGTCCTACCAGATGATCCCAAATACGCTCTGAAGAAG GTGGAGGAGATCAGGGAGATGGTGGACAACGACCTGGGCTTCCAGCAGGTGGAGACCAAGTGTCCCTCTCAGACCAAgaccttcctcttcatctccaaCGACAAGAAGGTGGGCGGCTGCCTCATAGCAGAGCACATCCAGGAG GGACACCGGGTGATCGAGGAGCCGACGCCGGAGGGCTCGGAGGGAGAGAAGGTGATGTTCGAGCGTCAGCGGGCCTGGTGCTGCTCCACGTCGGCGGAGCCGGCCATCTGCGGCATCAGCCGCATCTGGGTGGTCAACATGATGAGACGGCGGGGCATCGCCTCGCGCATGCTCGAGTGCCTCAG GAACAACTTCATATACGGCTCCTACCTGAGCAAAGACGAGATCGCTTTCTCCGACCCTACGCCCGACGGGAAGCTCTTCGCCACGCATTACTTTGGCACGTCTCAGTTTTTGGTTTATAACTTTGTGAGTGGAACGCACCCGTCCCAGCCGGACGCCGACGCCGTATGA